In a genomic window of Streptomyces sp. NBC_01231:
- the hisB gene encoding imidazoleglycerol-phosphate dehydratase HisB, which translates to MSRVGRVERVTKETSVLVEIDLDGSGKVEVSTGVGFYDHMLDQLGRHGLFDLTVKTEGDLHIDSHHTIEDTALALGAAFKQALGDKVGIYRFGNCTVPLDESLAQVTVDLSGRPYLVHTEPEKMAPMIGEYDTTMTRHILESFVAQAQIALHVHVPYGRNAHHIVECQFKALARALRYASERDPRAAGILPSTKGAL; encoded by the coding sequence ATGAGCCGCGTAGGCCGCGTTGAACGAGTGACGAAGGAGACCTCGGTCCTCGTCGAGATCGATCTCGACGGTTCCGGCAAGGTCGAGGTGTCGACGGGCGTGGGCTTCTACGACCACATGCTCGACCAGCTGGGCCGGCACGGTCTGTTCGACCTGACCGTGAAGACCGAGGGCGACCTGCACATCGACTCCCACCACACCATCGAGGACACCGCCCTCGCGCTGGGCGCCGCCTTCAAGCAGGCGCTCGGCGACAAGGTGGGCATCTACCGCTTCGGCAACTGCACGGTCCCGCTGGACGAGTCCCTCGCCCAGGTCACCGTCGACCTGTCGGGCCGCCCCTACCTCGTGCACACCGAGCCCGAGAAGATGGCGCCGATGATCGGCGAGTACGACACGACGATGACCCGGCACATCCTGGAGTCGTTCGTCGCCCAGGCCCAGATCGCGCTGCACGTCCACGTGCCCTACGGACGCAACGCGCACCACATCGTGGAGTGCCAGTTCAAGGCGCTCGCCCGGGCCCTCAGGTACGCCTCCGAGCGCGACCCGCGCGCGGCCGGCATCCTCCCCTCCACGAAGGGGGCGCTGTGA
- a CDS encoding MFS transporter, translated as MTATSASPVGLGDRPAHRDPNVLRWLGAYASSMAGDGVYYIALSWAAVQAGTPAQAGLVMSVSALPRAVLMLGGGVIADRFGPRRVVIGSDAARCAAVLAVTALLFLTGPGLWPLAVLALVFGTVDAVFVPAVGALPARITGKGQLARVQGMRGLAYRFAVIVGAPLGGLGVVLGGAGAAFGLAGLLIAVSVPLLISVRVRELPQDATVSSATTAWSDLVVGLRYIRRHRVLAPLTLAIALGDLGFVAPLNVGLTLLADERGWGAAGMGWVLAGFGVGAGAVSLLLTVRGRLPHAGQIAGHAILAGSVAIGALAYVPGVVAAVGTALLIGLLAGLSGAMCNALLQTQADPAFLGRVTAVSSLVSLGLAPLSMPVSAAAIGAWGTGPVFVVSAGVCGLGGVVALCVGDLRRAELPR; from the coding sequence GTGACCGCCACGTCCGCGTCCCCCGTCGGCCTGGGTGACAGACCTGCCCATCGCGACCCCAACGTCCTGCGGTGGCTGGGCGCGTACGCCTCGTCGATGGCCGGCGACGGCGTCTACTACATCGCCCTGTCCTGGGCCGCCGTACAGGCGGGCACGCCCGCGCAGGCCGGACTGGTGATGTCGGTCAGCGCACTGCCACGCGCCGTACTGATGTTGGGCGGAGGCGTGATCGCCGACCGCTTCGGTCCGCGCCGGGTCGTCATCGGCAGCGACGCCGCCCGCTGCGCGGCCGTCCTCGCGGTGACGGCGCTGCTGTTCCTCACCGGCCCGGGACTGTGGCCGCTGGCCGTGCTCGCCCTGGTCTTCGGCACTGTCGACGCCGTGTTCGTGCCGGCCGTGGGCGCGCTGCCCGCGCGTATCACCGGCAAGGGACAGCTCGCCCGGGTGCAGGGGATGCGGGGCCTGGCGTACCGGTTCGCCGTGATCGTCGGCGCCCCGCTCGGCGGTCTCGGCGTGGTGCTCGGGGGTGCTGGGGCCGCGTTCGGGCTCGCCGGGCTGCTGATCGCCGTGTCGGTGCCGCTGCTGATCTCCGTAAGGGTCAGGGAGCTGCCCCAGGACGCCACCGTGTCATCCGCCACCACCGCGTGGAGCGACCTGGTGGTCGGCCTCCGCTACATCCGCCGCCATCGCGTCCTCGCCCCGCTGACGCTCGCCATCGCCCTCGGCGACCTCGGCTTCGTCGCACCGCTCAACGTGGGCCTGACCCTGCTGGCCGACGAGCGCGGCTGGGGTGCCGCCGGGATGGGCTGGGTGCTCGCGGGGTTCGGTGTCGGTGCGGGGGCCGTCTCGCTCCTGCTGACCGTGCGGGGACGGCTGCCGCACGCCGGACAGATCGCCGGTCACGCCATCTTGGCGGGCTCCGTCGCCATCGGAGCTCTCGCCTACGTGCCCGGCGTCGTCGCGGCCGTCGGCACGGCCCTGCTCATCGGGCTGCTCGCCGGGCTCAGCGGCGCCATGTGCAACGCCCTGCTGCAGACCCAGGCCGACCCCGCCTTCCTCGGCCGGGTCACCGCCGTCTCCAGCCTCGTCAGCCTCGGTCTGGCCCCGCTGAGCATGCCCGTGTCCGCCGCGGCGATCGGGGCGTGGGGCACCGGCCCCGTGTTCGTCGTCAGCGCCGGGGTGTGCGGGCTGGGCGGCGTGGTCGCGCTGTGCGTCGGCGACCTGCGCCGCGCCGAACTGCCCCGCTGA
- the hisD gene encoding histidinol dehydrogenase — MISRIDLRGDALPEGPALRDLLPRAEFDVQAALEKVRPLCEAVHHRGDAALIDFAEKFDGVRLKSVRVPAEALTQALEELDPAVRAALEESIRRARLVHREQRRETHTTQVVPGGSVTEKWVPVERVGLYAPGGRSVYPSSVIMNVVPAQEAGVESIALASPAQAEFDGLPHPTILAACALLGVDEVYAAGGATAVAMFAYGTESCPPANMVTGPGNIWVAAAKRYFTGKIGIDAEAGPTEIAVLADDTADPVHVAADLISQAEHDPLAAAVLVTDSVALADAVEKELEPQVAASKHVEDRIAPALHGRQSAIVLVDGIDEGLRVVDAYGAEHLEIQTADAVAVADRVRNAGAIFVGPWAPVSLGDYAAGSNHVLPTGGCACHSSGLSVQSFLRGIHIVDYTKDALADVAHHVVTLAEAEDLPAHGAAIKARFGWKVPESK; from the coding sequence GTGATCTCTCGAATCGATCTGCGTGGCGACGCCCTTCCCGAGGGCCCCGCCCTGCGCGACCTGCTGCCCCGAGCCGAGTTCGACGTTCAGGCCGCCCTGGAGAAGGTGCGTCCGCTCTGCGAGGCCGTGCATCATCGGGGCGACGCGGCGCTGATCGACTTCGCGGAGAAGTTCGACGGCGTCCGGCTGAAGTCGGTGCGGGTGCCGGCCGAGGCACTGACCCAGGCCCTGGAGGAACTCGACCCGGCCGTGCGCGCGGCCCTGGAGGAGTCCATCCGCCGCGCCCGGCTCGTCCACCGTGAGCAGCGGCGCGAGACCCACACCACCCAGGTCGTGCCCGGTGGCTCGGTGACCGAGAAATGGGTCCCGGTCGAGCGGGTCGGGCTGTACGCGCCAGGCGGCCGGTCGGTCTACCCGTCCTCCGTGATCATGAACGTGGTCCCCGCACAGGAGGCCGGCGTCGAGTCGATCGCGCTCGCCTCCCCGGCGCAGGCCGAGTTCGACGGGCTGCCGCACCCGACGATCCTCGCCGCCTGCGCCCTGCTCGGCGTCGACGAGGTGTACGCCGCCGGTGGTGCGACCGCCGTCGCGATGTTCGCGTACGGCACCGAGTCCTGCCCGCCCGCCAACATGGTCACCGGCCCCGGCAACATCTGGGTCGCCGCCGCCAAGCGCTACTTCACCGGCAAGATCGGCATCGACGCCGAGGCCGGCCCGACCGAGATCGCGGTCCTCGCCGACGACACGGCCGACCCGGTTCATGTCGCCGCCGACCTGATCAGTCAGGCCGAGCACGACCCGCTGGCCGCCGCCGTGCTCGTGACCGACTCCGTCGCACTCGCCGACGCGGTCGAGAAGGAACTGGAGCCGCAGGTCGCCGCGAGCAAGCACGTCGAGGACCGGATCGCCCCCGCGCTGCACGGCCGGCAGTCCGCGATCGTGCTGGTCGACGGGATCGACGAGGGCCTCAGGGTGGTCGACGCGTACGGCGCCGAACACCTGGAGATCCAGACGGCGGACGCGGTCGCTGTGGCCGACCGGGTGCGCAACGCGGGCGCGATCTTCGTCGGGCCCTGGGCGCCGGTCTCGCTCGGCGACTACGCCGCCGGGTCCAACCACGTCCTGCCCACCGGCGGCTGCGCCTGCCACTCCTCGGGCCTGTCCGTCCAGTCCTTCCTGCGTGGCATCCACATCGTCGACTACACGAAGGACGCGCTGGCCGACGTGGCGCATCACGTGGTCACGCTGGCGGAGGCGGAGGATCTGCCCGCGCACGGCGCGGCGATCAAGGCAAGGTTCGGGTGGAAGGTGCCTGAGAGCAAGTGA
- a CDS encoding histidinol-phosphate transaminase — MSFGIDDLPVRDELRGKTPYGAPQLDVPVRLNTNENPYPLPEPLVERIAERVRAAARNLNRYPDRDAVELRTQLAKYLTDTAGHEVGLADVWAANGSNEVIQQLLQTFGGPGRTAIGFEPSYSMHGLIARGTGTGWISGPRNDDFTIDLAAAEKAITENQPDVVFVTTPNNPTGTAVPPETVLALYEAAQAAKAATAGAIVVVDEAYIEFSHGDSLLPLIEGRPNLVVSRTMSKAFGAAGLRLGYLAAHPAVVDAVQLVRLPYHLSAITQATALAALEHTDTLLGYVEQLKAERDRLVAELRAIGYEVTASDANFVQFGRFDDAHVMWRKILDRGVLVRDNGVPGWLRVSAGTPDENDAFLDAVRELKKESA; from the coding sequence GTGAGCTTCGGAATCGATGATCTCCCCGTACGGGACGAGCTGCGCGGCAAGACCCCTTATGGGGCGCCCCAGTTGGACGTCCCGGTACGGCTGAACACCAACGAGAACCCCTACCCGCTGCCCGAGCCGCTGGTCGAGCGGATCGCCGAGCGGGTGCGCGCGGCGGCGAGGAACCTCAACCGCTACCCGGACCGGGACGCGGTCGAGCTGCGCACGCAGCTCGCCAAGTACCTCACGGACACGGCAGGTCACGAGGTCGGCCTGGCCGACGTCTGGGCGGCCAACGGTTCCAACGAGGTCATCCAACAGCTGTTGCAGACCTTCGGCGGACCGGGCCGTACGGCGATCGGCTTCGAGCCGTCGTACTCGATGCACGGCCTGATCGCGCGCGGCACGGGCACCGGCTGGATCTCCGGGCCCCGCAACGACGACTTCACGATCGACCTCGCCGCCGCCGAGAAGGCCATCACCGAGAACCAGCCCGACGTCGTCTTCGTCACCACCCCCAACAACCCCACCGGCACCGCGGTCCCGCCGGAGACGGTCCTCGCGCTGTACGAGGCCGCGCAGGCGGCGAAGGCCGCGACTGCCGGGGCGATCGTCGTGGTCGACGAGGCGTACATCGAGTTCAGCCACGGCGACTCGCTGCTGCCGCTGATCGAGGGCCGGCCGAATCTGGTCGTGTCGCGGACGATGTCCAAGGCGTTCGGAGCGGCCGGCCTGCGCCTCGGCTATCTCGCCGCGCACCCGGCGGTCGTGGACGCCGTCCAGCTCGTACGGCTGCCCTACCACCTGTCGGCGATCACTCAGGCGACCGCCCTGGCCGCCCTGGAGCACACCGACACCCTGCTCGGGTACGTCGAGCAGCTGAAGGCCGAGCGGGACCGGCTGGTCGCCGAACTGCGGGCGATCGGCTACGAGGTCACCGCGTCGGACGCCAACTTCGTGCAGTTCGGACGGTTCGACGACGCGCATGTGATGTGGCGGAAGATCCTCGACCGGGGCGTCCTGGTCCGGGACAACGGCGTGCCCGGCTGGCTGCGGGTGTCCGCGGGAACCCCCGATGAGAACGACGCGTTCCTCGACGCGGTCCGTGAGTTGAAGAAGGAGAGCGCATGA
- the priA gene encoding bifunctional 1-(5-phosphoribosyl)-5-((5-phosphoribosylamino)methylideneamino)imidazole-4-carboxamide isomerase/phosphoribosylanthranilate isomerase PriA, which translates to MSSTPSGRLELLPAVDVRDGQAVRLVHGESGSETSYGSPLEAALAWQRSGAEWLHLVDLDAAFGTGDNRALIGEVAERMKDLHVKVELSGGIRDDATLAAALATGCARVNLGTAALETPQWVAKIIAEHGDQIAVGLDVRGTTLRGRGWTRDGGDLYETLERLDKEGCARYVVTDIAKDGTLQGPNLELLKNVCAATDRPVVASGGVSSLEDLRAIAELVPLGVEGAIVGKALYAKAFTLEEALEAVAQ; encoded by the coding sequence ATGTCTTCCACCCCCTCAGGACGGCTCGAACTCCTCCCCGCCGTGGATGTCCGTGACGGCCAGGCCGTCCGGCTCGTGCACGGCGAGTCCGGCTCGGAGACCTCGTACGGCTCCCCGCTGGAGGCCGCCCTGGCCTGGCAGCGCTCGGGCGCCGAGTGGCTGCACCTGGTCGACCTGGACGCCGCGTTCGGCACCGGTGACAACCGCGCCCTGATCGGCGAGGTCGCCGAGCGCATGAAGGACCTGCACGTCAAGGTGGAGCTGTCCGGCGGCATCCGCGACGACGCGACGCTGGCCGCCGCCCTGGCCACCGGCTGCGCCCGGGTCAATCTCGGCACCGCCGCCCTGGAGACGCCCCAGTGGGTCGCCAAGATCATCGCCGAGCACGGCGACCAGATCGCGGTCGGTCTCGACGTACGGGGGACGACCCTGCGCGGGCGCGGCTGGACCCGCGACGGAGGCGACCTCTACGAGACGCTGGAGCGGCTCGACAAGGAGGGCTGCGCGCGATACGTGGTGACCGACATCGCGAAGGACGGCACGTTGCAGGGCCCGAACCTGGAGCTGCTGAAGAACGTGTGCGCGGCGACGGACCGGCCGGTCGTCGCCTCCGGTGGCGTGTCGTCGCTGGAGGACCTGCGGGCCATCGCCGAGCTGGTGCCCCTCGGTGTCGAGGGTGCCATCGTCGGGAAGGCCCTGTACGCGAAGGCGTTCACCCTCGAAGAGGCCTTGGAGGCGGTGGCCCAGTGA
- a CDS encoding helix-turn-helix domain-containing protein, producing MAGKERDRRITDVGTLKALAHPLRAQLYRQLIIARSATASQLADQVDEAVSLVSYHLRKLAEHGLIEETEAQSADGRERWWEPASDGVSIRDQDFRDAPEKAAAHTAASRLFFEQRADMYRRYLDERAHWSDAWTTASDSAEWLLRLTPDELAELSKEMYALVRRYEERGRAADDTEGRENVAVHTYGFPFRT from the coding sequence ATGGCAGGCAAGGAGAGAGACCGCCGGATCACCGACGTGGGAACACTGAAGGCGCTCGCGCACCCACTGCGGGCGCAGCTCTACCGACAGCTGATCATCGCGCGCTCGGCGACCGCCTCGCAGCTCGCCGACCAGGTGGACGAGGCCGTCTCACTGGTCAGCTACCACCTGCGGAAGCTGGCCGAGCACGGCCTCATCGAGGAGACCGAGGCGCAGAGCGCGGACGGCCGGGAGCGGTGGTGGGAGCCCGCCTCGGACGGGGTGAGCATCCGCGACCAGGACTTCCGCGACGCCCCCGAGAAGGCCGCCGCCCACACCGCGGCCAGCAGGCTCTTCTTCGAGCAGCGAGCCGACATGTACCGTCGCTACCTCGACGAACGCGCCCACTGGAGCGACGCGTGGACGACGGCCTCCGACTCCGCCGAGTGGCTGCTCAGGCTCACGCCGGACGAACTGGCCGAGCTGTCGAAGGAGATGTACGCCCTCGTCCGCAGGTACGAGGAACGCGGCCGTGCCGCCGACGACACCGAGGGCCGCGAGAACGTCGCGGTGCACACGTACGGCTTCCCGTTCCGCACCTGA
- the hisF gene encoding imidazole glycerol phosphate synthase subunit HisF — protein sequence MTLAVRVIPCLDVDNGRVVKGVNFQNLRDAGDPVEMARVYDSEGADELTFLDITASSGNRETTYDVVRRTAEQVFIPLTVGGGVRTAEDVDKLLRAGADKVGVNTAAIARPDLIREIAERFGRQVLVLSVDARRTGSGSFEVTTHGGRKGTGIDAVEWAHRAAELGAGEILLNSMDADGTKDGYDLEMIAAVRKHVTVPVIASGGAGKAADFPPAVAAGADAVLAASVFHFGDLRIGQVKDVLRESGHPVR from the coding sequence ATGACCCTTGCGGTACGAGTGATCCCCTGCCTGGACGTGGACAACGGACGGGTCGTCAAGGGCGTGAACTTCCAGAACCTGCGCGACGCGGGCGACCCCGTAGAGATGGCCAGGGTGTACGACAGCGAGGGTGCCGACGAGCTGACGTTCCTGGACATCACCGCCTCCTCGGGCAACCGTGAGACGACGTACGACGTGGTGCGCCGTACCGCCGAGCAGGTGTTCATCCCGCTGACGGTCGGCGGCGGTGTCCGGACCGCCGAGGACGTGGACAAGCTGCTGAGGGCGGGCGCCGACAAGGTGGGCGTCAACACGGCCGCGATCGCCCGTCCCGATCTCATCCGCGAGATCGCCGAGCGCTTCGGCCGGCAGGTGCTGGTGCTGTCGGTGGACGCGCGCCGTACCGGGTCGGGCTCCTTCGAGGTCACCACCCACGGCGGCCGCAAGGGCACCGGCATCGACGCCGTCGAGTGGGCCCACCGGGCCGCCGAGCTGGGCGCCGGGGAGATCCTGCTCAACTCGATGGACGCGGACGGCACCAAGGACGGCTACGACCTGGAGATGATCGCCGCCGTCCGCAAGCATGTGACGGTCCCGGTGATCGCCTCCGGCGGCGCGGGCAAGGCGGCGGACTTCCCGCCGGCCGTCGCGGCGGGCGCGGACGCGGTGCTCGCGGCGTCCGTGTTCCACTTCGGCGATCTGCGGATCGGGCAGGTCAAGGACGTGCTGCGGGAGTCGGGGCATCCGGTGAGGTGA
- a CDS encoding VOC family protein produces MIKVAMTSVYVDDVSKAHAFYTEVLGFETRVHMDLGGGTLFVTVGAPEGAQQDLQLLLEPGQGPIADPYRKAVREAGLPCIVFSVDDIEAEYERLRKLGVEFVQGPQEQGPVIMAVLDDTVGNLVQLAQPKG; encoded by the coding sequence ATGATCAAGGTCGCGATGACGAGCGTGTACGTCGACGACGTCTCCAAGGCCCACGCCTTCTACACGGAGGTCCTTGGCTTCGAGACCCGCGTCCACATGGACCTCGGTGGCGGCACGCTGTTCGTCACGGTGGGCGCCCCTGAGGGGGCCCAGCAGGACCTTCAGCTGCTGCTGGAGCCCGGCCAGGGGCCCATCGCCGACCCGTACCGCAAGGCGGTCCGCGAGGCGGGCCTGCCCTGCATCGTGTTCTCCGTCGACGACATCGAGGCGGAGTACGAGCGGCTGCGGAAGCTGGGGGTCGAGTTCGTGCAGGGCCCGCAGGAGCAGGGGCCGGTGATCATGGCCGTGCTCGACGACACGGTGGGGAATCTGGTGCAGTTGGCGCAGCCGAAGGGCTGA
- the hisH gene encoding imidazole glycerol phosphate synthase subunit HisH, translating to MELSSPARRRQVVVFDYGFGNVRSAERALARAGADVEITRDFDRAMNADGLLVPGVGAFAACMKGLKEARGDWIIDRRLSGGRPVMGICVGMQILFARGIEHGVETEGMDEWPGSVAPLEADIVPHMGWNTVDVPDGSELFAGLDADARFYFVHSYAVHDWSLEVANPAMRAPLVTWATHGKPFVAAVENGALWATQFHPEKSGDAGAQLLNNWIGTL from the coding sequence GTGGAGTTGAGCAGCCCCGCGAGGAGGCGGCAGGTCGTCGTCTTCGACTATGGCTTCGGCAACGTCCGTTCCGCCGAGCGTGCCCTCGCGCGCGCGGGGGCCGACGTCGAGATCACGCGTGACTTCGACAGGGCCATGAACGCGGACGGCCTGCTGGTGCCGGGTGTCGGTGCCTTCGCCGCGTGCATGAAGGGCCTGAAGGAGGCCCGCGGGGACTGGATCATCGACCGTCGCCTGTCCGGCGGCCGTCCGGTCATGGGCATCTGCGTCGGCATGCAGATCCTGTTCGCGCGCGGCATCGAGCACGGAGTGGAGACCGAGGGCATGGACGAGTGGCCCGGCTCGGTCGCGCCGCTGGAGGCCGACATCGTGCCCCACATGGGCTGGAACACCGTGGACGTGCCGGACGGCTCCGAGCTGTTCGCGGGCCTGGACGCGGACGCGCGCTTCTATTTCGTGCACTCCTACGCCGTGCACGACTGGAGCCTGGAGGTCGCGAACCCGGCGATGCGCGCCCCGCTGGTGACCTGGGCGACGCACGGCAAGCCGTTCGTGGCCGCCGTGGAGAACGGCGCCCTGTGGGCCACCCAGTTCCACCCCGAGAAGTCCGGCGACGCCGGAGCGCAGCTGCTGAACAACTGGATCGGAACCCTCTGA
- a CDS encoding RidA family protein, producing the protein MSELRRVATGAPWEETFGYSRAVELPNGLVLVSGCTSIVDGEIAGGGPYEQTVNAFNVAFAALGQLGLGREDVVRTRLYLTHARDVDDVGRAHKELFDAVRPAASMIIVSGFVDPSLVVEVEVEAFRGEGAA; encoded by the coding sequence GTGAGCGAGCTGCGACGCGTTGCCACCGGAGCGCCCTGGGAGGAGACCTTCGGGTACTCCCGCGCGGTGGAACTGCCCAACGGCCTGGTGCTGGTCTCCGGCTGCACCTCGATCGTGGACGGCGAGATCGCCGGCGGTGGTCCGTACGAGCAGACGGTCAACGCCTTCAACGTCGCGTTCGCGGCGCTCGGGCAACTGGGGCTCGGCCGCGAGGACGTCGTGCGCACGCGCTTGTACCTCACCCACGCCCGGGACGTGGACGACGTCGGCCGGGCGCACAAGGAGCTGTTCGACGCCGTCCGACCGGCCGCGTCCATGATCATCGTCTCCGGCTTCGTGGACCCCAGCCTGGTCGTCGAGGTCGAGGTGGAGGCGTTCCGAGGAGAGGGCGCGGCATGA